One part of the Amaranthus tricolor cultivar Red isolate AtriRed21 chromosome 16, ASM2621246v1, whole genome shotgun sequence genome encodes these proteins:
- the LOC130802595 gene encoding uncharacterized protein LOC130802595: MAAFDGTSCPEEHLMAYKNLMLLYTTNPLLWCKFFPTTLTGVALTWYTSLSGGSIHNFAQLEGKFLGHFVASRRQEKSNFHLLSITQLEGESISSYLKKFHEAVLEVTDLEESVALNTLINRMKAQRLKFQMVESQTHNPKKRRSDKRDVTANHSSRSREEHSSRRERNYLPRRPEPPSDMGPPRSRHVYVAKGEPRTRNLLDGGNDPLLTRNRKDIFFAIRDQLPTPPPTTTPSDRRNYNLWCDYHKEHGHTLVQCREFKRILHQLADEGKLSRFINRKDYDARREAERRPWNQRRRSPKRDEASVHTLLKGPPKASSNGPIMRFDATTSQTLQQPHTDPLVVTLKIGQMKVKRVLVDTGSTADLITMECLRKMKFKEKHLQPLDKPLIGFGGSQVLPLGMIILSVRVRERNESRTVPIQFTVVDLTFPYNAIMGLPLINKIKAAIFPHQLLLQFERDGQVGILKGDQVTARRCLINTLKRGASITPSKREREEDSPTVMSVYLENPNMHARPHPVERYEEADMFEGKRIKIGKDLPGLVNKISWPPLLSSATSLLFPRRKCLAFLQASCALNLI; the protein is encoded by the exons atggcggccttcgatggaacGTCCTGCCCGGAGGAACACCTAATGGCATACAAGAACCTGATGCTGCTGTATACCACTAACCCATTACTGTGGTGCAAgttcttcccaactactcttacgGGAGTAGCTCTGACATGGTACACCTCCCTTTCAGGGGGAAGtatccacaactttgcccaactgGAAGGCAAGTTCCTGGGTCATTTTGTAGCGTCGAGAAGACAggaaaaatcaaacttccatttgCTCAGCATCACACAATTGGAAGGAGAGTCCATATCATCATACTTGAAAAAGTTCCACGAGGCGGTACTGGAAGTAACTGATTTGGAAGAGTCGGTTGCGTTAAACACCCTGATCAACagaatgaaggctcaaaggctgAAGTTCCAGATGGTCGAGAGCCAA ACACATAATCCTAAGAAACGAAGGTCGGATAAGAGGGATGTCACAGCCAATCATTCCTCAAGGAGCAGAGAGGAACATTCATCAAGGAGGGAAAGAAACTACTTGCCGCGTCGTCCAGAACCTCCGTCAGATATGGGGCCTCCACGATCCAGACACGTATATGTCGCTAAAGGGGAGCCCAGGACGCGGAATTTATTAGATGGAGGCAACGATCCGCTGTTAACCCGAAACAGGAAGGACATATTCTTCGCCATCCGGGATCaattgccaactccacctcctactACCACCCCCTCTGATCGACGCAACTACAAtttgtggtgtgattaccacaaagagcacggccacaCTTTGGTCCAGTGCCGCGAATTCAAACGTATCCTACATCAACTGGCCGATGAGGGGAAATTGTCCAGGTTCATCAACCGGAAGGATTATGATGCTAGAAGAGAAGCAGAAAGGAGGCCGTGGAATCAAAGACGCAGATCCCCCAAAAGGGACGAGGccag CGTCCACACTCTGCTAAAAGGGCCCCCAAAAGCCTCATCAAATGGACCGATCATGAGGTTtgatgccacgacctcccaaaCGCTGCAACAACCACAtactgaccctctggtggtcaccctaaaaattgggcaaatgaaagtcaagaGGGTACTAGTAGATACCGGGAGCACCGCTGATCTCATAACAATGGAATGCCTGAGAAAAATGAAGTTCAAAgaaaagcacttacaacccctCGATAAACCGTTGATCGGGTTTGGGGGAAGTCAGGTTCTTCCACTAGGCATGATCATTCTCTCCGTGCGGGTAAGGGAAAGAAATGAAAGCAGAACCGTGCCCATACAATTCACGGTGGTGGATCTCACATTCCCCTACAACGCTATCATGGGGCTTccactcatcaacaagatcaaagccgcaatcttccctcatcaactcCTGTTACAATTTGAGCGAGATGGACAAGTGGGTATCCTCAAAGGGGATCAGGTGACGGCACGCCGATGCCTCATCAATACCTTAAAACGAGGAGCTTCCATCACCCCctccaaaagagaaagagaagaagattCCCCGACTGTCATGAGTGTGTATCTGGAGAACCCTAACATGCACGCGAGGCCTCACCCCGTAGAACGATACGAGGAGGCAGACATGTTCGAAGGAAAACGCATCAAgatagggaaagatcttcctgGCCTGGTCAACAAGATATCATGGCCACCCTTActgagttccgcgacgtctttgctttttCCACGGAGGAAATGCCTGGCATTCCTACAAGCGTCATGTGCCTTAAACTTGATATAA
- the LOC130802593 gene encoding uncharacterized protein LOC130802593: MTEFRQHSNIGGYDRVFSNLSGPTSGISTKSFHFYETKEKANRNWKSEGKPWRVRGLRISRTKIEYLRCDFSRKESIGEPEVIIGGEVVACASKFKYLGLVIQTNGEIDRDVFNRIKRMEVTEMRMLRWICGKTMMERIRNLEFREKLGVAPLSAKMRENRLRWFGHVQRKTHDAPVRRIECIIVEGKRSLGSDLHELHLCKDLMTRDRASWQRLIHVLDY, from the exons atgacagagtttcgacAACATTCAAACATCGGTGGGTATGACAGAGTCTTTTCCAATTTAAGTGGGCCTACATCAGGGATCAGCActaagtcctttcatttttacg AAACTAAGGAGAAGGCTAACAGAAATTGGAAGAGTGAAGGGAAGCCTTGGAGGGTAAGGGGGTTGCGTATAAGCCGTACAAAGATAGAATACTTGCGATGCGACTTCAGTAGGAAAGAATCGATAGGGGAGCCAGAGGTGATCATAGGGGGAGAAGTTGTTGCATGTGCGTCCAAGTTTAAATATTTGGGATTGGTGATCCAGACCAATGGGGAGATTGATAGAGATGTTTTTAATCGTATAAAG AGGATGGAAgtaacagaaatgcgtatgttgAGGTGGATATGTGGTAAAACTATGATGGAAAGGATAAGAAACTTGGAATTCagggagaagttaggggttgcacctCTCTCTGCTAAGATGCGAgagaacaggttgagatggtttgggcatgtgcagagaaagacccaTGACGCTCCAGtaagaaggatcgaatgcatcatagtggagggcaagAGAAGCCTAGGAAGTGACCTGCATGAACTCCACCTTTGTAAGGACCTGATGACCAGGGATAGAGCCAGTTGGCAgcgccttatccacgtcttagattactag
- the LOC130802594 gene encoding uncharacterized protein LOC130802594, protein MEPNSQLAGLLKRTKLIIWDEAPMTHKHRFEALDRILRYAIRCPNGKPFKLSFGGKVIVFGGDFWQVLSFIPKGTRQDIFFAHLTFQRFGMTARIYSQSWEWKAWRTHDGETTINIPEDLLIKDASNPIDAIVDSTYLGIREGSINTSYFYDRIILAPTNEIVDKFNEHVLSLFQGEEMLYLSSDSISKSDNTYGSNNDAFSIEFLNSIRASRVPNYKLLFKVGALIMMLRNMNH, encoded by the exons ATGGAACCTAACAGTCAGTTGGCAGGCCTACTTAAAAGAACCAAACTTATAATTTGGGATGAAGCTCCAATGACTCACAAGCATCGTTTTGAAGCCTTAGATAGGATATTGCGCTATGCCATTCGTTGTCCCAACGGTAAGCCCTTCAAGTTAAGCTTTGGAGGCAAGGTTATTGTGTTTGGTGGTGATTTTTGGCAAGTTTTGTCCTTTATCCCAAAGGGTACAAGACAAGATATTTTCTTCGCGCACTTAACTTTTCAAAGGTTTGGAATGACTGCAAG AATATATTCTCAAAGTTGGGAATGGAAAGCTTGGAGGACCCACGATGGAGAGACTACTATCAACATACCTGAAGATCTATTGATAAAGGATGCATCAAATCCAATAGATGCAATTGTCGATTCAACTTATCTTGGAATTCGTGAGGGCTCAATTAACACTTCATACTTTTATGATAGGATAATACTAGCACCAACAAATGAAATTGTTGATAAATTCAACGAACATGTATTATCACTTTTTCAAGGAGAAGAAATGTTGTACTTGAGTTCAGATTCAATTTCAAAATCTGACAATACCTATGGTAGCAACAATGATGCATTTTCAATTGAGTTTCTTAACTCAATACGTGCATCTAGAGTTCCAAACTATAAGTTATTGTTCAAAGTTGGTGCTCTAATAATGATGCTAAGAAACATGAATCATTAA